The nucleotide window ACAATGGGATCAAATCAAACCTCTATCCAGTGCTATTTGATATTTGAAAAGAGAAAAGTAGAACACCAGAAAAAAATTTTTGATAATACATCTTTCAATGTCTTCATTTTCCTCACCTCCTGTTTTCCCGCCCTGTAGATAGTTGTGTCCAGAGTAGCTCGAGTTTGTAAGAATGACATGGGTGGAAATATAGCCATGCTTGAGAAAGAATGGACTTCCTTCCTGAAGGCACGACTGGTCTGTGCAGTTCCTGGTGACACACCCTTCCACTTTAACATCTTAAGCTCAGTTACAGATGTTTTCCGTCTTGGTGACCAGGATATTGTCTTAACAACTTTCACCACACCTAAAAACAGGTAACTTATGCAAGAGCTCTTCTCCTCATAGTTGGCTAATTTAATATGGATGTTTCCCCTGCCTATACGATAATATTGCAGTAGAATACAATTAATTGTTCTTCATCTAGCACAAAAGTATAAGGTGTAGTATATAACAGATCATATGGATGGGGAAAATGAATTAAACCAGAGATAGGGAACCTCTAGCCCATAGGTTCCACTTCCCAGGACACACCCCTCAACTGGCCCAGGTTTGTGCCTTTGCTGGGTGTTTTTGTGATGTGCATTTTCCCTgctagaatgtatccttgaactgtgataatgcttcttgcttgataGTGTTcgtatttgtgtgtgtggaaaacttttgtatcatttgcacTGTTGGAATCAATAAAGCTTACCACAAAAAGGTAAGAGTTACAttcattgctttgcccactttttacCTCTGGTTTAGCCCACGATTAGCTTGTGGCTTCTGGAAGTTTGTCTATAAGGGAATTcaacccttggactgaaaaaggattcccagccCTGAGTTTAAGCATAATCAGCACGCACATGAAATCTTGTGCTTTATAGTACAATAAATTGTGTAGGGGGGGAAGTGTGTGACTTCAGCTTTTGGCATGCAAGATTCCCTTTCCTGGCTCCAACTTCAAGACTGTGCCTCAAATGCCCTAAAACCTGACCATTCTTGGGTACACTGCAcctctattttttatttattcataattgggggaggggggcatttgctgctctgcctcaagcagcaaagtGCCTTGGACTGGCCCTGCTTACCATCCATACCCAGAGGTCAGGAAGTTCTGCTCTGAGACGGCTGTGGCAGGAAGACTTCTCTGCATCACCTTTATCAAAGATGTGTGCATAACTTAAAGATGTGTAATTATTTCTGGAAATGTCATACTGCAGCATCCCTGGGTCTGCTATCTGCGCCTTTCGTATGGATGACATTGACAAGGCATTTGCGGGAAGATTCAAAGAACAGAAGTCTGCGGTTTCAATATGGACAACAGTTCCTGATTATGAAGTGCCCACACCCAGGTGCTTGGATTCATTATGCGTGCTGCAAAACAGGGAGTTTTGATCGTTTTTCTTGCAATTGCAGCTTCAGTATGCCATGTAGTGTGCAAGAGTGAAGTAAGATAGAGAGGCAGACTGTGGAGCCTCCTCCGTTAGGATGAGTGTggggctgccccaccaacctcaatctgccctcagccagccctcatcgATCTGTCTCCAAGGTGTGGCACTggttgtcagcttcttcctcaatCACCGTGAtacccttgtagaattcagcagggagaagTGTGGGAACAAAACTAGTATTAGTTGGCTTCGCCTATTATTGGCTATGGCTTCAcccatcattggctctgggtCTACCTAccattggcctccctgccttctgccctgctagtgggcaccagccactacaggAGACAGATGAAGAATAAGTGAAAATGGAAGTCTAGAGGTTTTTTTTCCTTCTAGAAGTCTCCtgagtattgttgttattgttatatgccttcaagtcgattacaacttatggtgaccctattaatcttttttggatatattcatagggttttcatggtaagaggtattcagaggtggtttaccattgccttcctctaagcctacggcagccggtattcccaggcggtctcccatccaagtactaaccaggcctaacCCTGCcaagcttctgagatcagatgagatagggcatgttcagggtagtatggccatagctcCTGAGAATAGCAGATGCTTATAACCAGTTTGAGTAAAATATTTGCACAAAATGCTGTAAATGATCACTTTCTTCCCCACCTTGTGTTGTATTTAGGCCAGGTTCCTGTGCTGgctctgaatcttttgtagattATGCATCCTCCAATGATCTTCCAGCTAATGTACTAAAGTTCCTTAGAACACATGTGCTCATGGCTGAATCAGTAGAGCCAATTggccataaaccatggtttacgaTGACAGTCGCAACGAGGTAAATACCTTTTTCTCAGATTACTTACATGTTTGCTTGCAGATTTGCTTGAAGTTCCACAACATGTAGTTGCCATAAACCTAGCTAAGACATAGAGTGGAATGGAAACTGGATGGAAAAGCAGCaacagagcaggaataaatgggaaGCTATTTCAAATGAAGGAAGTTCTGGGATCCTTTATGATTCAGGCAGAGCAACCCTGAGTCATGGAAACCAGTGTAACTTACAGCAGATCCAAACCCTGTTCATGAGCGAGGCTACTGGCGGCTTAAACCTGACAGAGGGAAAATAAGTctgtaaaatagagtttgacttatagGATCCAGCATAAGCCCCCCATCTGGTCCCAACCCCATCACTCCCCTATAGCACCCATTTGGGGGGGCTTGCATCAGCATAAGTTACACTGTCCTCACTCAGCTGGCTGAGCCTCATTCTAGCTTGGATGAGTAAATTAAGCTGGTGTATCTCCGGCTGAGCAGGGATGAATGAATTATGCCAGGctagcccagctggatcaggaaccaggcaggcaggccagaaatccaccagatcctaactcactCATCCTAGAGGATCTTCAGCTTGGATTGTACTCTTACCCATTAGCAACAGCAAGAAGACTCCACTCCTCATAAATTACGTTGTTAGAAACCCTTAGCTGTATTAGACCAGATGATTCATACTGGTATTTTCAAGACattctgatattatttatttattttgcacctggctccagttGATGGACCTCATGATTTTAGTAAACAATAAACTAGATCATGGAAGACTTAAGTCAGCTGATGCCTGCTGTATTGGGAACAGTGTCCTTTAAAATACCATTAAATAATCTGGAGACAGGGCTGATTAGTGAAGTAACCCAAAGTACAGATGTCAAGTCATTCAGGATGCTGAAATTCAAAGCAAACTCTGAAAAGGTCCAAAATAATCTCTTTAATTGAAACAGGATGATAAATTTGATGGACTTTTGGTCTAGTCCAGGGCTGAGAACCCATTGGTCCTCCAGCTATTgttggagtacaattcccatcaatcccagccagcacagccaatagtaAGGGAAGAtgagagatgtagttcagcaacatctggagggccaaaggctcacaAGCTCTGGTCTAGTCCATAATAGCAACTTACGATAGGAGTAAGACATTATTCATCATGGGACTGTTTTCATGAGTGGAAATATGCTACTAATTCCAGCAAGACTACCTATAACACTAAGGTCAACACCAAGTTGTATGTTTGCTTACTAGACAGTAATTTACATAGAAAACTCTGAATAAATTAGCAGGTGAGTGAAGGATGCAACCCActcgatatttatttatttattttgatttcttgACCACCTTTTACCATAAGGTGGGTtacaatacaaaaatgtataattataaaacaaatcaattacaaccataaaacaagaaaagtggaaaaacaattaaaaacagttccatatataaaataattaaaagacaaattcatacataaaaacaatgcaaacatttaaaaacaattccacgtataaatacagttaaaatagttctaacacagatgtagactgtgTTAatgatctctacttaaaaggctttttaaaagaaggtcttaagtaggtgccaaaaagacaacacagaCTAAGAGATGGCCCTCTGtaatatgtaatgggagggaattcccaaAAATAGGTGCCAACACATTAAAGTCCCTGTACCATTTAGAATGGACcttctaataagatggtatctggaggcCCTCTCCTACAGAGTGAAGTGTTCAATTTCTGTGCATAAGGGGTAATAACGATTTTTTAGGTATCCTGACCGCAAGCTGTACagggttttatacaccaaaatcagcaccttgaacttagtctgatagctaattggcagccaatacaattctttcagtagcagcgTAACATGGTGGTGATAGTCTGACCCACTGAGTAGTTGCACCATcacattttgcattagctgcagcttccaggccaatctcaagggcagccctacaaaGAAAGCATTGCATTAATTCAGTCTGTATGTTATGAGCACATGGatggcagtggtcaggctatttatttcaatggggtgTGTCCAGTTAAGTGCCTAACTACACAAGCGGCTACTAATGTGATCAGCAATCATGTTGTCAGTTAATAAAAGTACTGACAGTTATCTGTTAAAAGGAAAGATTGAAAAAAGAAACAGGTGACAGGTTAATACAATGAATAAATGGTTGTGTAAAGTCATTCCAGAGACACCATGGTGAAAATTGCTGTAGATAATACTGCGGGACCAAATGGAGATCATACTGTTGTTTTCATTGGATCAGAAAATGGATGGGTGTTGAAGTTCTTGGTCCAGAGTAATGGCAATGGTTTTCTAGAAAGGAGCATTTTCCTAGAGATGATGAACATTTACAATTATGAGAGGTATGTATCAGTCATTCTGTCTCTATAGTATGGATGGAAGGATATGATAATTTTGgttctctaaggctgcaatccaatgtatatttacctgggagtaagtcccgttgaacccaatggagcttacttctgagtagacatgtaacaGACTTCAGCCTTAGTTTCTCATGTTTCTaaccataaattcagttctccacatttctgcagcagtttgcatttttttttaaaaaaaatcctcatgaaaattatttagcatcttagtgtgaatttctcctaataaacacatttttgcatgcatttttgactactgtacatatttttgcaagcaccttctcccaatagaatgcattttggtGTACTGTTATcagtatattcatttctatgcacatttcctcctaatatgtgtgtttttataaacattgttttgttggggaactgcatgtgagaaggatcttggaattgtcgttgatcacaagctgaatatgagccaacagtgtgatgtggctgcaaaaaaggcaaatgctatattaggctgcattaacagaagtatagtttccaaattgcgtgaagtactagttcccctctattcagcactgattaggcctcatcttgaatactgcatccagttctggtctccacacttcaagaaggatgcagacaaactggaatgggttcagaggagggcaacaaagatgatcacaggactggaaaccaagccctatgaggagagactgaaagaactgggcatgtttagcctggagaagagaagactgcggggagatatgatagcactcttcaagtacatgaaaggttgtcacacagaggagggccgggatctcttctcaattgtcccagaatgcaggacatggaataatgggctcaagttgcaggaagcctgattttgactggacatcaggaacaagcttcctaactgttagagccatacgacagtggaaccaattacctagagaggtagtgggtgacacgggaggcattcaagaggcagctggacagccatctgttgggaacagtttgatttggattcctgcattgagcagggggttggatttgatggccttataggccccttccaactctactattctattgttctgttatcacaaaattcagatgagtgtgaatttcaaaagtacaaatttaataaatttaataaatttggctttaaatgaaaactgtatcaaatttctctcccatccccactCTATAGTTTTTGAATCAAAGAACTATATTATTCAGAATTCCAAGGGTAGTGCtgccacagtgtgtgtgtgtgtttgggacaCTAGtgctatttatttttgtttgtttgttttaaatttatttatttatttattttgaaagatgTATAAGTTAAGTGGTTTGACCAAAGTgctctctaagcagtatacataataaaactgtacagAAAACATAACAAAATTCCACAAAACTGTGTTAACGTCCATGCCAAATATTCATGAAACaattattaaaacagataaaatcaataaTACTTTTAAAACTGAACATAGGTAACGAAATTATATATTCAGTGTatcttatatttatttgtttttatggattttaattttaCTATAAAAATGGCTACTTTTTATACAATATATAATCCCAACAAATAATCGCATACATCCCAAATGCAAAATAGCAGAAAATGAGACTTGTTCACAGAGGACTGGAGACGGATTTAgattattcatttaaaaaatgggttttttttttaattttagagCTTTATTCTGATCCAGAACAGCTCTTTTTGGTTCTGGTTAAGCCAGGGTATTGGCTTGTATGATGAGATGATTtcatgtaaaccgcccagagagcttcggctatggggcggtacataaatgcaatcaatcaatcattcaatcaatcaatcaatcaatcaatcaatcaatcaatcaatggggACTAAAAAGTAATAGAAGAATTGCAtggctgtttttttcccctgaggTGAACATTCCTATACTCCTGAATTTATATTGCCTTATAAATACCAAGAAcaatggaattattattattattatttcaaatcaGGTGCAGGTATAATGGAGACATGGGAATCAAACGTGTCACGGACTTGCAGATAGACAAGAAAGGTGGTGCCCTTTATGTAGCATTCACACACTGTGTGATAAAGGTCCCCCTGGGAAGTTGTGAGCGTCATGGCCCGTGCAAAAAGTAGGTATTTTGTGATATTCTTTCTTTCACCATttacctctccccccaaaaaaaaaatcatagcaaAAGTGGAGAATACTAGcaaagaattttatttttatttattttatttttatttgatttgatttatataccgccctaagccaaaaaggctctctgggcggtgtacatgaaAGATAAAAATTCTAGAGTAATCCGTATTTTCCCCTCTATTCAGGGCCTGCATAGCTTCTAGAGACCCATATTGTGGGTGGGCAAATGAGGCATGCATACATCTCTCACCTGGAATTTCGTAAGTCATCACTGTCTTTCGGGGATACCGTGAATTTTAGCAAAATGCTTTTGGTTAGATCTgtgaaaacaacagcaataatgaGCTTATTGATGAGAACAGTGACAAATATGTGTTTTCTACCTATttgagcatttaaaaaaatctttctgatTAAGGCTGGGAATGCACATCAGGGGCAACATGGAATTGCCACCAAAAATGTCACCTGCATTTAGTTCTCTTGCTCTATCCTGTAACATTTAGGATACCTTCCTGTAGGCTATTTGATGCTATTGTTGTGCAACAGCAGAGAAACACAAACCAAGATGATATCATGAGTCAGGGTAACTAATCCTAAAAAAAATTATGAGGTTCCAGAGGCTTATAATAAGTTGAACCATGAAACTCCAACTCCAACAGGAATAGTATGATATTTTTCAGTTATTCCTATTAAAAATCTAGATCCAGTTTGTTTTTTCCATTGTAAACCTGGATTATTTTGTCCATTTCTGCCTGTGAGATTGACTTTGCTTAGTGAATTGCACAATAATGGCTGGTGTAATGGAGCAAAGTCACAGAGCTCCTCCTCACACCTATGTCACTGCAGCTTatctggatgggaatgggacagggCAAGGGCAGGGCTGTGCAGACACACTgtcagagccaatctggtgctccatCCAGTGTGTCCATGTAGCCTCACCTCACTGCCATCCTGCCCCACCTAGCCCACTCCAAGCAAGCTGTAGTGATGTTGATGTCAGGAGTACAACTCCCTTGCTCTGCCCCAACAAACTGACTACTACTGGATTTGTACAAAAACACCTGAATTTGTGCAAGATCACCTAGAAAAATACTCTCATGACTAGACTGTACAAGTATTAGAGGTATTAAATGGTGGGGCTGTGGATGCAGTATTTCACACTATTGCATTTGTTTCTGATGTTTAGAGTTGGATATGAGCAGGACGTAGAGAATGGTGATACAGATGGCCTGGATGACTGCTAAAGTGAGTGACAATGACTCCACTCTTCAATTTATCGAATGTTGGAGAATCATGATAAATACTTGAATGCTCTGAGCTCAAAAACTATGGTATCTCTGTACATGATGTAAATGTCTAAATCAAACTAAATttaaaaattcatggaggctaaggatataatggctactagccataatggctatgtcctacctccattgttagaggcagtatacttctgaatatcagttgctgagaatcTATTGTGGGAAGTGCTATTGTGCTCTGATCCTGCTTGCAAGTGTCCCATGGGCATTGtggtactgtgagaacaggatgctggactagatgggcctttggcctgattcagcaggatgCTCTCATGTTCTTAGAATTGTTTATAAATTGAAGTTGAACATACTGATGGTACTTCGGGTAGATTGTGGTAAAAGCTAATCATCATTTTTTGAAGAGTTCAATTGAACTCTTTAATTTGAGGGATTTAATTGGCTGAATTAAATTGAATGGACATTCAGAGCAACTCGATATAGATTAATATAGATTGTGGATGTCTGAAAACAATATTAAGGATTCTTTACTAAAATGGCCATAATCCTGAACTCTCTTATTTCCATGTAGTTCAGTTGTCTCCACTGTGCTATTATGTAGAGAGCCATTGCAAATGGACCTGGAAATAAAGAGATGAGACACAAGAGATGGGTTAAATTAGAGTCACATTTTATTAATAGCATCTGCAGGGGAAAATGAGGAAGCTAACTTTAAACTCAACCTTGGCCTTGTTGAACCCTGCCAATTCCAAGAGACATAACAAGGCTTAGCCTCAAAGAATTGGGGGGGATCTTATGGTGAATAGGGAGACCCTCTTGCCTTACCCCTCCTGAGGCTCCACAACTCCAGGCAGGTACAGCAGGTGAGCCTCAATAATGTTCCATATCCAGGCTAAGGGCCTCACAAGCCAGAGCAGCTGTCCTCTACAAACTCCCTCAAAGGTGCCTAAGGATGCTCACCTCTTCTCTTACCTAACTAACCTTTCCTGACTACAGGATGCTCCAATTAACCATGCAACCAAATTAACTTGTTTAACGACACCCACCCCTAAACCTCAACATCCCCCGAATCTAGTACAGAATAGacaaaaacaaagaacaaaatctTCCTGACTCAGCCAATGTACAGGCAGGCACAAATTCCCTACTCTGCTCCAAAGCACCTGGAACAGAGGGTGGGCTCaacaagtgtggaaaaaatagcTAACGGGAGCATATAGAGGTGCAGCCAAGGCCTATAAAGCCTATGGCCATACCCCTACACACAGAAGTCACAACAGCTGATACCAGTTTAATGCCTCAGGCAGCCTCATCTCACCCCCTCCCTGGCTGGCTGCAACAACATTCTCAGGCACAGTATTGCATGATGGGAGCAGATTTCTCTTGTGCAACAGAATTATATTACACCATATGTATATTGGAGCTGCATGGACCATTGGAGGGAGCACCGtatgcatatttttgcatatATAATACTACTTAAAGGAACCCAGATAACCATTCTAGGAAAGACCTGTGTCCTAGATCCAGAAAAGCTAACTCTCTGGGAGGTCAGTAATGAGGCAAATGGACCCTTGGTTAGTCTTCATACAAAATAGCTTCTTATATACTGTCGATTCATAGAACATGAATGGTGCACAGCTTTGGGCTAGCCAATATTTTTTGAATAAACACTGTCAAAAAGAAGATGACTGCTTGCATAGCTCAGTCATTCAGAGGAGTGACCAGTTAGGTCTTACAAGACTACATCGGAACAGAATTGGAAAAGATTAGTATGATAACCCCATCTCATTCTCTCAAGACAGAGATGATGGACAGATTATAACATATGATAAGTAAAACTGAGGCCAGGAGCACAAATGCAAGCCCCATGTGCAGTGTCCTCAACTGCACAGACTGCTCTATGCAATAAGTGTGAAGAGGTTTTTAAGCATGTTTGAATGAGCATGCACAGAAACTTCCTGATGAGTGGAAGTCCTGGCTTATAAACCCAGGACAATGGGGGCAGGGTTTGCATGCATGCCCCTGCCCCCCcattctcatttttttcctgaaCATAGCATATCTTGATATAAACAATTTATAGGTATCAACATGAGGGGACACAGATCAatgacagagcacatgttttgcatgcagaaggtcccgtgtTCAATCCTTTGCATCTCCATTCTTTGGGCTGAGGCAGACGTCTGCCAGAGGCCCTGGAGAGTTACTGTAGAAGttcaaaattatatatataatattagtGAGCAATGTTTTGATCTCTCATGCCACATTTCTTGTAGAATTACTTTTTAAATCTGCATCCCATCTAATCCTGGTGATATTCCCAGGGGGGGAAAGGTATCCAAATACAGCCAAGGTTACTGCCATTCATACCCTGGGGCTAGCCTTTACTAATGCAGTCTGTCTGGACCGTGATTCAGAAGCTTCTTCCACTGCAGAATGAAACATTCAAGTCTTCCTGACTGAAGGTTTGCATGTCCTCTATAGGCCATTTTGCTACTGCACGCTTGTGATCTGGGTATATTGAGTGCCTGTTTTAAATGAGGAAGTACTTGATGGCTCAGGCACCAAATATCTAAAGCAGTAATGAGGAGCCTATAGCACTCCAGATACTCTTGAACTTCCACTAGCCCTAGACATcattgccaatgctcaggaataGTGGTagcacagcaacatctggagggtccatCATCGATTCAAAGGCTATCTCCCCTTCTCTTGTGACCTATCATGATTTCTTATTTGGATTTGCAAGCTGGCAAATAATGAGGAACACACTACCTAATTTTTATGACAACATTCAATTCTTACATTGTCTTTATTTAATTTGTCTGTGGATCCATTACAGGAACAGCCTGGACTCACTTACTCGTCATCAATCATCACCAGCCCCTCCAGCCTACCCTACAAATTTCTTTTGAAACACCCACTGAATTTTCAGATAGTTCCAATTGGACTGGATCAAAAGAACTTTCATAATCAAATATTTTAATGATGTACAAAATATTTCCATTTGTTCTTAAGTTTAGCCTCTCCCCCAAGGAGATCAGATTGAGTACATAAGGTTCAGTAAAAGTATGCCATCTAAGACTTCTCAGTTCTATATTTCCTTGGCTAAAGAAAATAATCCACATTCAGGTTGCAATACTactatttacctgggaataaatccctttgtactcaataggacttacttctgagtagactcagTAGGGATGAGTAGAactttccatttcagtttctctggttctcattttccaatcttaaattcaattcacatttccacatcagtttgcaattattattattaatatttttaaagtcatcagcattttagtgtgaatttctcctcatatatgcatttttcaagaCTTTTTCCCTAacacaatatatttttgtatgttattttcactattatgtGTATTTgcatagctggacagccatctgtcaggtatggtttaacttggattcttgcattgagcaggggagttggacttgatggccttataggccccttccaactctactgttctattaaTCTACTTtaccttaatatatacatatttgtacacgttacttagcTGGTGAACTGCAAAATGTGGAGTAGTGCAAAATTTGAATGACAGCTATATTTTGGGTTTTgtgttgttttgggaagtgcaaattagataggttctcCTTTAAAcacaaactaaattgaatttctcttccatccataTCAGTGCCATATTCTGATTCAGCAGAGGATGCTTTCTTGATCCAGTGATGAAAAGAAATCTCATCAATGAAGTTTTGCTTTCAAAAATAGTTCAATTTAATGTTATTTTATCTGAAAGGTTTGAAAATAAGATTTCTGTGGATTCTGATGCTGAGAACACATTTGCCAGCCCCTTTTCTTCAAGGCCTCCATCACCTCTTTGTTCCTCAGGCTGTGTATGAGTGGATTGACCAGAGGTGTCAGGATGGTGTAAAAAACAGAGAAGGCTTTGTTCAGCTCTCTCAGATCATTGGTGTTTGGCAAAAATTACACAGTGATGA belongs to Rhineura floridana isolate rRhiFlo1 chromosome 11, rRhiFlo1.hap2, whole genome shotgun sequence and includes:
- the LOC133368004 gene encoding semaphorin-6A-like; this encodes MKAEVVLLYFTLSHFGRAAFPFEPSPITVVEEKYTKIYPVYVGVTERDIISIHQLLILDRSLYIGTSEHILHIDLDKSFTDYMTDRKSAVWRSSEADEEACKIKGRPELECRNFIKVLLKRNDDTLFACGTNAYNPICRHYKVDTLEPEGDDIKGAGRCPYDRKDNNVALFADDNLYSATVRDFFRKDILIYRSLGDKPKLRTVWADSRWLKEPSFVHAINYGIYIYFFFQEVSVEYYGVEKIVVSRVARVCKNDMGGNIAMLEKEWTSFLKARLVCAVPGDTPFHFNILSSVTDVFRLGDQDIVLTTFTTPKNSIPGSAICAFRMDDIDKAFAGRFKEQKSAVSIWTTVPDYEVPTPRPGSCAGSESFVDYASSNDLPANVLKFLRTHVLMAESVEPIGHKPWFTMTVATRDTMVKIAVDNTAGPNGDHTVVFIGSENGWVLKFLVQSNGNGFLERSIFLEMMNIYNYERCRYNGDMGIKRVTDLQIDKKGGALYVAFTHCVIKVPLGSCERHGPCKKACIASRDPYCGWANEACIHLSPGISVGYEQDVENGDTDGLDDC